CGATCGAAGTCAGGCCGAACGTCGGCACCGCGGCTTCCGCAGCCCTCACAGATGAAGCGCGGCTCGATATCAGACAGGTGCACCTCGTCGCCCCAGCGGTCCGCCTCCAGCGCTGTATGATGACCGCAGTGGCAATAGACCAGGACGCCACGTACTCCCATGCGGCGCATCTCGCCGAAGGTGATCTTTAGCGGCCGGCCGTCTGCGTGCGTAGGCGTGTGGCGTTTTGGGTGAGGCATGCCGCCATCAAAGCGGCATCGTTACGACCGCGCAAATTATCGATTCCTAGCGGCGAGGTGCGCTCGTGAGTACCGCCGGTCGTGGGTGTGGAAGACTCGAATCTTCAGCATCGGGAACAAGTGGCAACGCGATATGTTAGCGACTGCTTGGTTCAGACCACGCCCAACGGACCGCCGGCACAAAATGGGTTGCGACGCCCGGCCGGCGGCTCCCAGGGCTGAGGCCGCTCGGCTTGGCCGGTGTCACACCGGCGGCTTCCGTCGGCGCTGCCACCAGCCCTCGATCAGCCCTACCGCCATCGCCACGAGCGTGACGACTATTTCCGTTTCGGGTGTGCCGCCGTCGACGCCAAGGCCGGTCATGGGCAGCCTCCGGGATGACAGAGGTTTGTTACCCCAAGCGTTACCCGGCAGATGAGAGGAGGGCGCTCGATGCGGTGTAAATCTTTGAGTTTGTGGTGAGCGCGCTGGGGCTCGAACCCAGGACCCCGTGATTAAAAGTCACGTGCTCTACCGGCTGAGCTACGCGCTCCCATGGCCGCTGATGGCTTGAAGAAGATCGCCATCGTGTTCGGTCATTTCGAGAAGCATGTCTTGCCGCAGCGCTCGACTTGCGTTGCGGGGAAAACCGGCTGTTTCCGGATCATGCTGTCGGCCCGCGCTGTGTAGGGGGAGTGGCTGCCGAGGTCAATAGTGCGGGTCGCTGCCAAAGTTCATGGCAGGAGCGGGGATTCGCTCGCCCGATCCACCGCTTAGGCCGGGATTCTCAACCCGATTGGCGGCCCGTCATCCACGCCGAAGAGCGAGGATGACCTGCCGGCCGTCAGTTCGCCTCGCGCCGCACCTCGTTCGGCACCGGCTGCGGCGTGCCGGGGGTTGGCAGCGCCACCGGTCGCAGGCCGATCAGCTCGGCGGAGCGGATCGCGCTGTCGCGCCAGAACTGGAACGAGTTGATCCGGCTGAGCTCGAGGATGGCGATCGCCACGGCCGCCAGGAACGGCAGGCTCTGCAGCACCAGGACGCCGGCGAAGATGTAGATCTCGGTGATCTGGCGGAAGCTGTTGGAGGCGATCAGGACGCCGGCGCCGATCAGCAGCAGGATGCCGATCACGGCCTCCCAGAATGCCTGGAACTCGATCGACATCCGCGACAGGCCGCCCTTGGAGGTGCGCGCGAACGCGATGTGCTCGGTGATGAGGCCCTGCGCCACCGCGCGCGACACCGTCCATTGCACGCTCATCGCCGCGATCATGGCGCCGAGCATCTGGCCGGGCTTGATCGCGACGCGGGCGCGATACATCGACAGGAAGTGCACGAGCGAGACGATGAAGGCGCCGATGATCGGCAGCGTCAGGATCTTGTCGGGGATGGCGATGTCTGCGAAGGCGACGATCGGTACCCAGACGAGGTTGAGCAGCGCCACGACCACGCCGAGGCTTTCGGCGCCCAGCCAGTTCAGCCAGCCGAGGCCGTATTCGCGCTTCTGGTCGGGCGTCAGCCGGCTCTTGCCGGGCAGGAACTGCCGCCAGTGCTTCTTGACGATCTGGAGGCCGCCATAGGCCCAGCGGTGACGCTGCTTCTTGAAGGCCTCGTAGGTGTCGGGCAGCAGGCCCTGGCCGTAGCGGTGGTTGGTGTAGTGGGTGGTCCAGCCGAGCTCCTGGATCGCAAGGCCGAGATCGGAGTCCTCGCAGATCGTGTCCGACGACCAGCCGCCGGCCATGTCCATCGCGGCGCGGCGGATCAGGCACATCGTGCCGTGCACGATGACGGCGTTGAGCTCGTTGCGCTGGACCATGCCGATGTCGAAGAAGCCGGCATATTCGCCGTTCATGATGTAGTGCATGATCGACAGGTCGCCGTCGCGGTGCTCCTGCGGCGCCTGCACGAGGCCGACGCGCGGGTCGGCGAAAGCAGGCACGAGATCCCTGAGCCAGTCGGGATCGACGACATAGTCGGCGTCGAGGATGCCGATGATCTCGGCATCGACGGCGGTGCGGTCCATCGCGATGCGCAGCGCGCCGGCCTTGAAGCCCTGCACCTTCTCGGCGTTGATGAACTTGAAGCGTTCACCGAGCGCGCGGCAATGGTCCTGGATCGGCTGCCAGAAGGCGGGGTCCGGCGTGTTGTTGATGATGACCACGCATTCGTAGTTCGGATAGTTCAGCCGCGACAGCGCATCCAGCGTCTGCTTCAGCATCTCGACCGGCTCGAAATAAGCGGGGATGTGGATCGAGACTTTTGGATAGTAGTTCTCGGGCACGTTCTCGACCGGCTTGTCCTTCGTGATTAGCCGCTGCGGCGGCCGGCCAAAGGCGACCGCGGCGATCTCGTCGACGCGCGCCATCGCGATGAGGACCAGGGGAACGAGCAGGATCATGCCGAGCGTCAGCGCGAAGGCCGAGCCGAACAGGAAGTAGTGCCCGTTCCAATAAGCGAACACGGTCGCGGCCCACGCGCCGACGCCATTGGCGGTGGCCGAGAGCAGGAACGCCTGCGGCGCGGTCGGCTGCGACAGTCGCACAATCGGCAGCGACAGCAGGATGCCGACCAGCAGCGCGACTCCCATCAGCTTCCAATAGTCGGGGTTTTCCACCGGACCGGTCCAGGCGAATTTCGGCTCGCGGCTGGCGTTGAGGATGCCCCAGTAAGGACCGACGCCGCCTTCGAAGAATTTCCAGGGCTGATCGATCGCTTCGACGATGTTGTATTCCATGCCGATGGCTTCGGCGCGGCTGACGAAGTTGCGCAGGGTCAGCGCCTGCTGGAACGGACCGGGGTCGGCATTGCGCAGATTGTAGCCGGCACTCGGCCAGCCAAACTCGGCGATCACGATGCGCTTGCCGGGGAACAGATTGCGCAGCAAATTGTAGCGGTCGACGGCCTGGTCGACCGCCTGGTCCGAGCGGAAATTTTCCCAGTAAGGCAGCACGTGAGCGGCGATGAAATCGGCGCTGGAGGCGAGATCGGGATTGTCGCGCCAGATGTTCCAGATCTCGCCCGTCGTGACGGGAACACGGACCGCGCTCTTGACCCTCTTAATCTTGTTGATGAGGTCCTCGACCTTCTGCTCGCCGCGGAAGATCACCTCGTTGCCGACAACGATGCCGATCACGTTGCTGTTCTTGCGGGCAAGCTCAATGGCCGCCTTGATCTCCCGCTCGTTGCGATCCTCGTCCTTGTCGATCCACGCGCCGACCGTAACCTTGAGACCGAATTCGGCGGCAATCGGCGGCACCAGCTCGTTGCCCTCCGTCGCGGAATAAGACCGGATGGCCCGCGTAAGGGACGAGAGCTTCTTCATGTCTGCGCGAATCTTGTCGGGGTCGACGTTGTTGTCGACGACATGTCCCGGCTCGAACGGCGTGTACGAGAGGCTCGGCAGCAGGCCCTTGAAATCAGGCGCAGGTTCCTGGTCGCGCAAGACTCCCCATAGCCCAGCGTGAAGCGCAGACACGAGCAACAGAACGGCGGCGACAACGCGCATCGCGGCTAAACCAAAAGGGGCTGAGGTGGCAGGGCAGCGGATCTGACCCCGAGATCCGACCAAGTCCGCGGCAACTGGAGCATACTTCGGCCGCGCGGTTTCACAACTGTCATGGCCTCATGTCCTTATGAGGGCATGGCCTTTTGCGAAAGACGCGTGGCAGTGCCAACCGTCTCAATGGCCGATCGTTCCTGAACGGCAGCTGAAACGATCGCGGCTATTTCTGCGGCGCCGGCGTCGGGCTTGCCGCAGGCGAGGGGCTGGCGGCCGGCTGGGGGGCTTGCGAATTGCCCGTGGTCGGTGCCGGGGCCTGCGAGGCGCTCGCCGCCGCCTGCTGCGGCTGGGCGGCCGGATTGATCCAGCAGGCGTGCACACGGCTGTCCAGGGTTTCGGCAACCTTGGGATCGATCTGGCCGCCGAAGCGGGTCAGGCAGCGGAACGCGGCCTGGATATGGCCGCCGGGGCAGCCGAACCGGTCGTAGAGGTCGAGATGGCGGAATGCGGTATCGAGGTCATCCCGCCACATCAGCCGCACCACGCGCCGGCCGAGCCAGACGCATTCGGGGTTGCCGGCGGGGCCACTGATGACCTGGGCCGCCTCCGCGAACTCGTCGGTGCGGCGCTGGGCCTGCGCGGCGTCCTTGGCGGCGTCGGCGGGCTGGGCGGCCGCCTTGCCCTGGTCGGGG
This genomic stretch from Bradyrhizobium sp. CCGB12 harbors:
- a CDS encoding beta-1-3, beta-1-6-glucan biosynthesis protein; translated protein: MRQRVFELRNAGLRQFAATLAVSSLLVLAGLGGAFAQSGNPAPDQGKAAAQPADAAKDAAQAQRRTDEFAEAAQVISGPAGNPECVWLGRRVVRLMWRDDLDTAFRHLDLYDRFGCPGGHIQAAFRCLTRFGGQIDPKVAETLDSRVHACWINPAAQPQQAAASASQAPAPTTGNSQAPQPAASPSPAASPTPAPQK
- a CDS encoding glycosyltransferase codes for the protein MRVVAAVLLLVSALHAGLWGVLRDQEPAPDFKGLLPSLSYTPFEPGHVVDNNVDPDKIRADMKKLSSLTRAIRSYSATEGNELVPPIAAEFGLKVTVGAWIDKDEDRNEREIKAAIELARKNSNVIGIVVGNEVIFRGEQKVEDLINKIKRVKSAVRVPVTTGEIWNIWRDNPDLASSADFIAAHVLPYWENFRSDQAVDQAVDRYNLLRNLFPGKRIVIAEFGWPSAGYNLRNADPGPFQQALTLRNFVSRAEAIGMEYNIVEAIDQPWKFFEGGVGPYWGILNASREPKFAWTGPVENPDYWKLMGVALLVGILLSLPIVRLSQPTAPQAFLLSATANGVGAWAATVFAYWNGHYFLFGSAFALTLGMILLVPLVLIAMARVDEIAAVAFGRPPQRLITKDKPVENVPENYYPKVSIHIPAYFEPVEMLKQTLDALSRLNYPNYECVVIINNTPDPAFWQPIQDHCRALGERFKFINAEKVQGFKAGALRIAMDRTAVDAEIIGILDADYVVDPDWLRDLVPAFADPRVGLVQAPQEHRDGDLSIMHYIMNGEYAGFFDIGMVQRNELNAVIVHGTMCLIRRAAMDMAGGWSSDTICEDSDLGLAIQELGWTTHYTNHRYGQGLLPDTYEAFKKQRHRWAYGGLQIVKKHWRQFLPGKSRLTPDQKREYGLGWLNWLGAESLGVVVALLNLVWVPIVAFADIAIPDKILTLPIIGAFIVSLVHFLSMYRARVAIKPGQMLGAMIAAMSVQWTVSRAVAQGLITEHIAFARTSKGGLSRMSIEFQAFWEAVIGILLLIGAGVLIASNSFRQITEIYIFAGVLVLQSLPFLAAVAIAILELSRINSFQFWRDSAIRSAELIGLRPVALPTPGTPQPVPNEVRREAN